The following coding sequences lie in one Heliangelus exortis chromosome 6, bHelExo1.hap1, whole genome shotgun sequence genomic window:
- the ZNF142 gene encoding zinc finger protein 142 isoform X2: MPQEAFVQPGELKEHFKAHRALPGALPCPEKGCSFSTEDRKQLRGHLRRLHGASPVSCACRACPLLFPSRPAMERHHRTHFPFHCGHCDFVTANAKLFWQHRKSHAAGCPAETPATGGSPGLGPPSLEQRCVLPSATEERREEAKNCRPGWEATTAEARLAKPAGAREGSLEGQKVSAGDEESDSGRDESPEENGESPCEGKAKEEGKAAPKKARVPQTQHFRGDVADGSEYLYRTHMCPECKRCFKKRTHLVEHLHLHFPDPSLQCPNCHKYFTSKSKLKIHMMRETGEKVHRCPLCHYSSVEKNALNRHMASMHEDISTFYSDVYSCPVCEEKFRLSQALKEHLKTHKAEPKRLSCFQGGCDYCAEDRKEFVRHLKDAHGIKAVECRYHACSLLFGTAEAMEAHRKTHYAFHCQQCDFICSNKHVFRKHKKQGHPGSEQLQCSFCPYTTFNPVEFHDHVGKMHANEKIHKCTECAFATAHKRVLIRHMLLHTGEKPHKCELCDFTCRDVSYLSKHMLTHSNDKNFMCTECGYITKWKHYLNVHMRKHTGDLRYQCNQCSYRCHRADQLSSHKLRHQGKSLICEVCGFACKRKYELQKHMQAKHSQNYQVPIFQCQYCTYQTKYKQALLNHENCKHTKQKEFRCALCSYCTFSNTSLFFHKRKIHGYIPGDKDWLENYASKEMEISSSEALFSYELGTALRVDASSPLTGKEQCAKAKLSQLESQGEESYQQTFVVPLVGQSAAPTESGDKAEGGAGMGEQNYPTAGNAMGDDCMQGDAASGSAELATSGDIAESCTLHLEALNVSSDPLLAHLTEEACVAQPESVEMLSCKETPAAYQILGTRGELGLEDNDSTLEDIPDFEEEEADVQEDEVVRLEDRAAAGDGQGKDSPRQPTGHLEGLCSDHHRLVAASEIREASQAKVPEAWLSVLKTAQQSHLPVPEEVATSSDSARGSSESVLKALRKQDKEQAETLVLEGRVQMLVVQSESQIFKCEKCSYITRKEKSMSLHSKASCCQSHRAPLVCRDCGASFKQQRGLNTHLLKKCPVLLKKNKIPKPAGQEPADQPCDNGIEMAESKREGLEEPGHAKSPWEAELMTDKMQAVGSPFSGEQTLGTPVPEKALLCDSTEVAGEPPQQRDRAETGGLACLLQPGKPSEKYHLEGGKLHCNTCSFVCSRVSTITSHVEDGCRSLEQFWCSLCPEAFRSRRALKSHCAKKHVVHLEEVRSQSTELHEGDQASVEIGQPIEPPLDAAPPRSALPKRRRFSCPTCPFTCHQERAMKTHKKRGCVVLGEFRCASCPFTSRAAKALRLHRRLHRKHYSKRPQLQCHQCEFTCKQARCLRQHIRIKHEGVKPHQCRYCEFSTTRRYRLEAHQSLHTGVGRIACGICSQTFGTNSKLRIHRLRVHEKTPTHFCPLCDYSSYLQNDITRHVNSCHRGDLNFGCSRCEARFSSETALKQHVLRRHEEKVSYGCPRCVFVCHSEATLKCHVQKQHPHLECSTCKETFPTREALEEHKTQHFNHRCELCSFAAKERQQLVRHYVESHEPNAPQDKPLRCPFCDFACCHQLVFDQHMKGHGGTRVYKCSDCEYTTKNRQKITWHIRIHTGEKPYKCHLCKYACADPSRLKYHMRIHKEERKYLCPDCGYKCKWVNQLKYHMTKHTGLKPYRCDECEYRTNRADALRVHKETRHREARSFICEQCGKAFKTRFLLKTHLKKHSEEKPYVCNACGRAFRWAAGLRHHYLTHTNEHPFFCRYCPYKAKQKFQVIKHIQRHHPERGANDPSQGVGKDPSTPTVHLHAVQKESWAEGPPRMEQEGGCPTEDSALQ, from the exons ATGCCACAG GAGGCGTTTGTGCAGCCCGGTGAACTCAAGGAGCACTTCAAGGCCCACCGTGCCCTGCCAggagccctgccctgccccgaGAAGGGCTGCAGCTTCTCCACGGAGGACCGCAAGCAACTGCGCGGCCACCTGCGCCGCCTGCACGGGGCCTCCCCCGTGTCCTGTGCCTGCCGAGCCTGCCCCCTGCTCTTCCCCAGCCGCCCGGCCATGGAGCGGCACCACCGCACCCACTTCCCCTTCCACTGCGGCCACTGCGACTTCGTGACGGCCAACGCCAAGCTCTTCTGGCAGCACAGGAAGAGTCACGCTGCAGGGTGCCCCGCTGAGACTCCTGCGACGGGCGGGAGCCCCGGCTTGGGcccccccagcctggagcagcgCTGCGTCCTGCCGTCAG caacagaagaaaGGCGGGAGGAAGCGAAGAATTGCCGCCCTGGCTGGGAAGCCACCACAGCAGAAGCCAGGCTGGCAAAGCCAGCAGGTGCCAGGGAGGGCTCCTTGGAGGGACAGAAAGTGTCAGCTGGAGATGAGGAATCGGACAGCGGCAGGGACGAGTCACCGGAGGAGAATGGTGAGAGCCCCTGTGAAGGCAAGGCcaaagaggaggggaaggcagcTCCCAAGAAAGCCAGGGTGCCTCAAACACAGCACTTCAGAG GTGATGTTGCAGATGGCTCCGAGTACCTCTACAGAACCCACATGTGCCCTGAATGCAAGCGGTGCTTCAAGAAGCGAACGCACCTGGTGGAGCACCTCCACCTGCACTTCCCTGACCCCAGCCTGCAGTGCCCCAACTGCCACAAGTACTTCACCAGCAAAAGCAAGCTGAAAATCCACATGATGCGGGAGACAGGCGAGAAGGTTCACCGCTGCCCGCTCTGCCACTACAGCTCAGTGGAGAAGAACGCCCTCAACCGCCACATGGCCAGCATGCACGAGGACATATCCACCTTCTACTCTGATGTTTACTCCTGCCCTGTCTGTGAAGAGAAGTTCCGGCTCAGCCAGGCCCTCAAAGAGCACTTGAAGACTCACAAAGCTGAGCCCAAGAGGCTGAGCTGCTTCCAGGGGGGCTGCGACTACTGTGCAGAGGACCGGAAGGAGTTTGTCCGTCACCTCAAGGATGCTCACGGCATCAAGGCGGTGGAGTGCAGGTACCACGCCTGCTCTTTGCTCTTTGGCACAGCTGAGGCCATGGAGGCTCACCGAAAAACCCACTATGCCTTCCACTGCCAGCAGTGTGACTTCATCTGCTCCAACAAGCACGTTTTCCGCAAGCACAAGAAGCAGGGGCACCCAGGCAGCGAGCAGCTCCAGTGCAGCTTCTGCCCCTACACCACTTTCAACCCCGTGGAGTTTCATGACCACGTGGGCAAGATGCACGCCAATGAGAAGATCCACAAGTGCACCGAGTGTGCCTTTGCCACAGCGCACAAGAGGGTGCTCATCCGGCACATGCTGCTGCACACTG GAGAGAAACCTCACAAGTGTGAGCTTTGCGATTTCACCTGTCGGGATGTGAGCTACCTGTCCAAGCACATGCTGACCCACTCCAATGACAAGAACTTCATGTGCACTGAGTGCGGGTACATCACCAAGTGGAAGCACTACCTGAACGTCCACATGCGCAAGCACACCGGAGATCTCCG GTACCAGTGCAACCAGTGCTCGTACCGGTGCCACCGTGCCGACCAGCTGAGCAGCCACAAGCTGCGACACCAGGGAAAAAGTCTGATCTGCGAGGTGTGTGGCTTTGCCTGCAAGCGCAAGTACGAGCTGCAGAAGCACATGCAGGCAAAGCACTCCCAGAACTACCAAGTGCCCATCTTCCAGTGCCAGTACTGCACCTACCAGACCAAGTACAAGCAGGCACTGCTCAACCATGAGAACTGCAAGCACACCAAGCAGAAGGAGTTCCGCTGCGCTCTCTGCTCCTACTGCACCTTCAGCAACACCAGCCTCTTCTTCCACAAGCGCAAGATTCATGGCTACATCCCTGGCGACAAGGACTGGCTGGAAAACTATGCCAGCAAGGAGATGGAGATCAGTTCATCTGAGGCCCTCTTCAGCTATGAGCTTGGCACAGCCCTGCGTGTGGATGCCAGCTCCCCCCTCACCGGCAAGGAGCAGTGCGCAAAGGCAAAGCTGTCCCAGCTGGAGTCCCAGGGGGAAGAGAGCTACCAGCAAACATTTGTGGTGCCTCTCGTTGGGCAGAGTGCTGCTCCTACAGAGAGTGGTGACAAGGCAGAGGGAGGTGCAGGCATGGGGGAGCAGAATTACCCCACTGCTGGCAATGCCATGGGAGATGACTGCATGCAAGGAGATGCTGCTTCAGGCTCAGCTGAGCTTGCCACTTCTGGGGACATAGCGGAGAGCTGCACATTGCACTTGGAGGCACTAAATGTCTCCTCTGACCCCCTCCTGGCACATTTGACTGAAGAAGCCTGCGTGGCGCAGCCAGAGAGCGTGGAAATGTTGTCCTGCAAGGAGACACCTGCAGCCTATCAGATACTGGGCACCCGGGGTGAACTCGGCTTAGAGGACAATGACAGCACGCTTGAAGACATCCCAGACtttgaggaagaggaagcagaTGTGCAGGAGGATGAGGTGGTGAGGCTggaggacagagcagcagcaggagatggccAGGGAAAAGACTCCCCAAGGCAACCCACTGGTCACCTCGAGGGGTTGTGCTCAGACCACCACAGGCTGGTGGCAGCCAGTGAGATTAGAGAGGCCAGCCAAGCCAAGGTGCCCGAAGCTTGGCTTAGTGTGCTGAAgacagctcagcagagccacCTGCCTGTCCCAGAGGAGGTGGCCACCTCCAGTGACTCTGCCAGAGGTAGCTCAGAGTCGGTGCTGAAGGCACTGCGGAAGCAAGacaaggagcaggcagagacACTGGTGCTGGAGGGCAGGGTGCAGATGCTGGTGGTACAGTCAGAGAGCCAGATCTTTAAGTGTGAGAAGTGCTCATACATCACCCGGAAGGAGAAGTCCATGTCCCTGCACTCCAAagccagctgctgccagagccaCCGGGCCCCGCTTGTGTGCCGTGATTGCGGTGCCAGCTTTAAGCAGCAAAGGGGGCTCAACACCCACCTCCTCAAGAAGTGCCCAGTCCTCCTGAAGAAGAACAAGATCCCCAAACCAGCCGGTCAGGAGCCTGCTGACCAGCCCTGTGATAATGGTATAGAAATGGCAGAGAGCAAGAGGGAAGGCTTGGAGGAGCCTGGGCATGCCAAAAGCCCCTGGGAAGCTGAACTGATGACTGATAAAATGCAGGCAGTAGGCAGTCCCTTTTCTGGGGAACAGACCTTGGGCACCCCTGTCCCTGAAAAAGCCTTGCTGTGTGACAGCACAGAGGTGGCAGGAGAACCTCCCCAGCAAAGGGATAGGGCTGAGACAGGTGGACTTGCTTGTCTCCTCCAGCCTGGAAAACCCTCAGAGAAATACCATCTGGAGGGAGGGAAGCTGCACTGCAACACCTGCTCCTTTGTCTGTTCCCGTGTCTCCACTATCACCTCTCACGTGGAGGATGGATGCCGGAGCCTAGAGCAGTTCTGGtgctccctgtgccctgaggcCTTCCGCTCCCGGAGGGCCCTCAAGAGTCACTGTGCCAAAAAGCATGTGGTGCATCTTGAGGAAGTCAGATCCCAAAGCACTGAGCTCCATGAAGGGGACCAGGCCAGCGTTGAGATAGGACAGCCCATTGAGCCCCCTCTGGATGCAGCTCCCCCCAGATCTGCCCTTCCCAAGAGAAGGCGTTTCTCCTGCCCCACCTGCCCCTTTACCTGCCACCAGGAACGGGCCATGAAGACACACAAGAAGAGGGGCTGTGTGGTGCTGGGTGAGTTCCGCTGCGCCTCCTGCCCCTTCACCTCCAGGGCAGCCAAAGCCCTGCGGCTGCACCGCAGGCTGCACCGCAAGCACTACAGCAAGCGGCCACAGCTGCAGTGCCACCAGTGCGAGTTCACCTGCAAGCAGGCACGCTGCCTGCGGCAGCACATCCGCATCAAGCACGAGGGGGTGAAGCCCCACCAGTGCCGCTACTGTGAGTTCAGCACCACGCGGCGCTACCGCCTGGAGGCCCACCAGTCCCTGCACACCGGCGTGGGGCGCATCGCCTGCGGCATCTGCAGCCAGACCTTCGGCACCAACTCCAAGCTGCGCATCCATCGCCTGCGGGTGCACGAGAAGACGCCCACCCATTTCTGCCCGCTCTGCGACTACAGCAGCTACCTGCAGAACGACATCACCCGCCACGTCAACAGCTGCCACCGTGGCGACCTCAACTTCGGCTGCTCTCGCTGCGAGGCGCGCTTCAGCTCCGAGACAGCCCTCAAGCAGCACGTCCTGCGGCGGCACGAGGAAAAAGTTTCCTACGGCTGCCCACGCTGCGTCTTCGTGTGCCACAGCGAAGCCACGCTCAAGTGCCACGTACAGAAGCAGCACCCGCACCTGGAGTGCAGCACCTGCAAGGAGACCTTCCCCACCCGGGAGGCACTGGAGGAGCACAAGACGCAGCATTTCAACCACCGCTGTGAGCTGTGCAGCTTTGCAGCCAAGGAGCGGCAGCAGCTGGTGCGGCATTACGTAGAGAGCCACGAGCCAAATGCCCCCCAGGACAAACCCCTCCGTTGCCCCTTCTGTGACTTTGCCTGCTGCCACCAGCTTGTCTTTGACCAGCATATGAAGGGCCACGGGGGCACCCGCGTGTACAAGTGCTCAGACTGCGAGTACACCACCAAGAACAGGCAGAAGATTACATGGCACATCCGCATCCACACCGGTGAGAAGCCCTACAAGTGCCATCTCTGTAAATACGCCTGTGCTGACCCCTCCCGTCTCAAG TACCACATGCGGATCCACAAGGAGGAGCGTAAATACCTGTGCCCTGACTGTGGCTACAAGTGCAAGTGGGTGAACCAACTCAAGTACCATATGACGAAGCACACAG GTCTGAAGCCGTACCGCTGCGACGAGTGCGAGTACCGCACCAACCGGGCAGATGCCCTGCGGGTGCACAAAGAAACGCGGCACCGGGAGGCTCGCTCCTTCATCTGCGAGCAGTGTGGCAAGGCCTTCAAGACCCGTTTCCTCCTCAAGACCCACCTGAAGAAGCACAGTGAGGAGAAGCCCTATGTCTGCAATGCCTGTGGGCGGGCTTTCCGCTGGGCGGCCGGCCTGCGCCACCACTACCTGACCCACACCAACGAGCACCCCTTCTTCTGCCGCTACTGCCCGTACAAGGCCAAGCAGAAGTTCCAGGTCATCAAGCACATCCAGAGGCATCATCCCGAACGTGGGGCCAACGACCCCAGCCAGGGGGTGGGCAAGGATCCCAGCACACCTACCGTCCACCTCCATGCTGTGCAGAAGGAGAGTTGGGCTGAAGGGCCCCCCAGGATGGAGCAGGAAGGAGGGTGCCCCACAGAGGACAGTGCTTTGCAGTGA
- the ZNF142 gene encoding zinc finger protein 142 isoform X3, producing the protein MSTEVAVSDGAGKEMEALCSELLLPALGEAGAVGSPGVASTGLAGTPLLTASQDLMMAEASMPGEGAHAEGSNVEIFIEAVAGNVTLSSAANATATEERREEAKNCRPGWEATTAEARLAKPAGAREGSLEGQKVSAGDEESDSGRDESPEENGESPCEGKAKEEGKAAPKKARVPQTQHFRGDVADGSEYLYRTHMCPECKRCFKKRTHLVEHLHLHFPDPSLQCPNCHKYFTSKSKLKIHMMRETGEKVHRCPLCHYSSVEKNALNRHMASMHEDISTFYSDVYSCPVCEEKFRLSQALKEHLKTHKAEPKRLSCFQGGCDYCAEDRKEFVRHLKDAHGIKAVECRYHACSLLFGTAEAMEAHRKTHYAFHCQQCDFICSNKHVFRKHKKQGHPGSEQLQCSFCPYTTFNPVEFHDHVGKMHANEKIHKCTECAFATAHKRVLIRHMLLHTGEKPHKCELCDFTCRDVSYLSKHMLTHSNDKNFMCTECGYITKWKHYLNVHMRKHTGDLRYQCNQCSYRCHRADQLSSHKLRHQGKSLICEVCGFACKRKYELQKHMQAKHSQNYQVPIFQCQYCTYQTKYKQALLNHENCKHTKQKEFRCALCSYCTFSNTSLFFHKRKIHGYIPGDKDWLENYASKEMEISSSEALFSYELGTALRVDASSPLTGKEQCAKAKLSQLESQGEESYQQTFVVPLVGQSAAPTESGDKAEGGAGMGEQNYPTAGNAMGDDCMQGDAASGSAELATSGDIAESCTLHLEALNVSSDPLLAHLTEEACVAQPESVEMLSCKETPAAYQILGTRGELGLEDNDSTLEDIPDFEEEEADVQEDEVVRLEDRAAAGDGQGKDSPRQPTGHLEGLCSDHHRLVAASEIREASQAKVPEAWLSVLKTAQQSHLPVPEEVATSSDSARGSSESVLKALRKQDKEQAETLVLEGRVQMLVVQSESQIFKCEKCSYITRKEKSMSLHSKASCCQSHRAPLVCRDCGASFKQQRGLNTHLLKKCPVLLKKNKIPKPAGQEPADQPCDNGIEMAESKREGLEEPGHAKSPWEAELMTDKMQAVGSPFSGEQTLGTPVPEKALLCDSTEVAGEPPQQRDRAETGGLACLLQPGKPSEKYHLEGGKLHCNTCSFVCSRVSTITSHVEDGCRSLEQFWCSLCPEAFRSRRALKSHCAKKHVVHLEEVRSQSTELHEGDQASVEIGQPIEPPLDAAPPRSALPKRRRFSCPTCPFTCHQERAMKTHKKRGCVVLGEFRCASCPFTSRAAKALRLHRRLHRKHYSKRPQLQCHQCEFTCKQARCLRQHIRIKHEGVKPHQCRYCEFSTTRRYRLEAHQSLHTGVGRIACGICSQTFGTNSKLRIHRLRVHEKTPTHFCPLCDYSSYLQNDITRHVNSCHRGDLNFGCSRCEARFSSETALKQHVLRRHEEKVSYGCPRCVFVCHSEATLKCHVQKQHPHLECSTCKETFPTREALEEHKTQHFNHRCELCSFAAKERQQLVRHYVESHEPNAPQDKPLRCPFCDFACCHQLVFDQHMKGHGGTRVYKCSDCEYTTKNRQKITWHIRIHTGEKPYKCHLCKYACADPSRLKYHMRIHKEERKYLCPDCGYKCKWVNQLKYHMTKHTGLKPYRCDECEYRTNRADALRVHKETRHREARSFICEQCGKAFKTRFLLKTHLKKHSEEKPYVCNACGRAFRWAAGLRHHYLTHTNEHPFFCRYCPYKAKQKFQVIKHIQRHHPERGANDPSQGVGKDPSTPTVHLHAVQKESWAEGPPRMEQEGGCPTEDSALQ; encoded by the exons ATGAGCACAGAAGTGGCAGTGTCTGACGGTGCCGGCAAGGAGATGGAGGCCCTGTGCTcggagctgctcctgcctgccctgggagaggcaggagctgtgggaagcCCTGGGGTGGCCAGCACCGGCCTGGCAGGAACACCCCTCCTGACTGCCAGCCAGGACTTGATGATGGCGGAGGCGTCGatgcctggggaaggggctcaTGCTGAAGGAAGCAACGTGGAAATATTCATCGAGGCTGTGGCTGGCAATGTGACATTGAGCAGTGCAGCGAATGCCACAG caacagaagaaaGGCGGGAGGAAGCGAAGAATTGCCGCCCTGGCTGGGAAGCCACCACAGCAGAAGCCAGGCTGGCAAAGCCAGCAGGTGCCAGGGAGGGCTCCTTGGAGGGACAGAAAGTGTCAGCTGGAGATGAGGAATCGGACAGCGGCAGGGACGAGTCACCGGAGGAGAATGGTGAGAGCCCCTGTGAAGGCAAGGCcaaagaggaggggaaggcagcTCCCAAGAAAGCCAGGGTGCCTCAAACACAGCACTTCAGAG GTGATGTTGCAGATGGCTCCGAGTACCTCTACAGAACCCACATGTGCCCTGAATGCAAGCGGTGCTTCAAGAAGCGAACGCACCTGGTGGAGCACCTCCACCTGCACTTCCCTGACCCCAGCCTGCAGTGCCCCAACTGCCACAAGTACTTCACCAGCAAAAGCAAGCTGAAAATCCACATGATGCGGGAGACAGGCGAGAAGGTTCACCGCTGCCCGCTCTGCCACTACAGCTCAGTGGAGAAGAACGCCCTCAACCGCCACATGGCCAGCATGCACGAGGACATATCCACCTTCTACTCTGATGTTTACTCCTGCCCTGTCTGTGAAGAGAAGTTCCGGCTCAGCCAGGCCCTCAAAGAGCACTTGAAGACTCACAAAGCTGAGCCCAAGAGGCTGAGCTGCTTCCAGGGGGGCTGCGACTACTGTGCAGAGGACCGGAAGGAGTTTGTCCGTCACCTCAAGGATGCTCACGGCATCAAGGCGGTGGAGTGCAGGTACCACGCCTGCTCTTTGCTCTTTGGCACAGCTGAGGCCATGGAGGCTCACCGAAAAACCCACTATGCCTTCCACTGCCAGCAGTGTGACTTCATCTGCTCCAACAAGCACGTTTTCCGCAAGCACAAGAAGCAGGGGCACCCAGGCAGCGAGCAGCTCCAGTGCAGCTTCTGCCCCTACACCACTTTCAACCCCGTGGAGTTTCATGACCACGTGGGCAAGATGCACGCCAATGAGAAGATCCACAAGTGCACCGAGTGTGCCTTTGCCACAGCGCACAAGAGGGTGCTCATCCGGCACATGCTGCTGCACACTG GAGAGAAACCTCACAAGTGTGAGCTTTGCGATTTCACCTGTCGGGATGTGAGCTACCTGTCCAAGCACATGCTGACCCACTCCAATGACAAGAACTTCATGTGCACTGAGTGCGGGTACATCACCAAGTGGAAGCACTACCTGAACGTCCACATGCGCAAGCACACCGGAGATCTCCG GTACCAGTGCAACCAGTGCTCGTACCGGTGCCACCGTGCCGACCAGCTGAGCAGCCACAAGCTGCGACACCAGGGAAAAAGTCTGATCTGCGAGGTGTGTGGCTTTGCCTGCAAGCGCAAGTACGAGCTGCAGAAGCACATGCAGGCAAAGCACTCCCAGAACTACCAAGTGCCCATCTTCCAGTGCCAGTACTGCACCTACCAGACCAAGTACAAGCAGGCACTGCTCAACCATGAGAACTGCAAGCACACCAAGCAGAAGGAGTTCCGCTGCGCTCTCTGCTCCTACTGCACCTTCAGCAACACCAGCCTCTTCTTCCACAAGCGCAAGATTCATGGCTACATCCCTGGCGACAAGGACTGGCTGGAAAACTATGCCAGCAAGGAGATGGAGATCAGTTCATCTGAGGCCCTCTTCAGCTATGAGCTTGGCACAGCCCTGCGTGTGGATGCCAGCTCCCCCCTCACCGGCAAGGAGCAGTGCGCAAAGGCAAAGCTGTCCCAGCTGGAGTCCCAGGGGGAAGAGAGCTACCAGCAAACATTTGTGGTGCCTCTCGTTGGGCAGAGTGCTGCTCCTACAGAGAGTGGTGACAAGGCAGAGGGAGGTGCAGGCATGGGGGAGCAGAATTACCCCACTGCTGGCAATGCCATGGGAGATGACTGCATGCAAGGAGATGCTGCTTCAGGCTCAGCTGAGCTTGCCACTTCTGGGGACATAGCGGAGAGCTGCACATTGCACTTGGAGGCACTAAATGTCTCCTCTGACCCCCTCCTGGCACATTTGACTGAAGAAGCCTGCGTGGCGCAGCCAGAGAGCGTGGAAATGTTGTCCTGCAAGGAGACACCTGCAGCCTATCAGATACTGGGCACCCGGGGTGAACTCGGCTTAGAGGACAATGACAGCACGCTTGAAGACATCCCAGACtttgaggaagaggaagcagaTGTGCAGGAGGATGAGGTGGTGAGGCTggaggacagagcagcagcaggagatggccAGGGAAAAGACTCCCCAAGGCAACCCACTGGTCACCTCGAGGGGTTGTGCTCAGACCACCACAGGCTGGTGGCAGCCAGTGAGATTAGAGAGGCCAGCCAAGCCAAGGTGCCCGAAGCTTGGCTTAGTGTGCTGAAgacagctcagcagagccacCTGCCTGTCCCAGAGGAGGTGGCCACCTCCAGTGACTCTGCCAGAGGTAGCTCAGAGTCGGTGCTGAAGGCACTGCGGAAGCAAGacaaggagcaggcagagacACTGGTGCTGGAGGGCAGGGTGCAGATGCTGGTGGTACAGTCAGAGAGCCAGATCTTTAAGTGTGAGAAGTGCTCATACATCACCCGGAAGGAGAAGTCCATGTCCCTGCACTCCAAagccagctgctgccagagccaCCGGGCCCCGCTTGTGTGCCGTGATTGCGGTGCCAGCTTTAAGCAGCAAAGGGGGCTCAACACCCACCTCCTCAAGAAGTGCCCAGTCCTCCTGAAGAAGAACAAGATCCCCAAACCAGCCGGTCAGGAGCCTGCTGACCAGCCCTGTGATAATGGTATAGAAATGGCAGAGAGCAAGAGGGAAGGCTTGGAGGAGCCTGGGCATGCCAAAAGCCCCTGGGAAGCTGAACTGATGACTGATAAAATGCAGGCAGTAGGCAGTCCCTTTTCTGGGGAACAGACCTTGGGCACCCCTGTCCCTGAAAAAGCCTTGCTGTGTGACAGCACAGAGGTGGCAGGAGAACCTCCCCAGCAAAGGGATAGGGCTGAGACAGGTGGACTTGCTTGTCTCCTCCAGCCTGGAAAACCCTCAGAGAAATACCATCTGGAGGGAGGGAAGCTGCACTGCAACACCTGCTCCTTTGTCTGTTCCCGTGTCTCCACTATCACCTCTCACGTGGAGGATGGATGCCGGAGCCTAGAGCAGTTCTGGtgctccctgtgccctgaggcCTTCCGCTCCCGGAGGGCCCTCAAGAGTCACTGTGCCAAAAAGCATGTGGTGCATCTTGAGGAAGTCAGATCCCAAAGCACTGAGCTCCATGAAGGGGACCAGGCCAGCGTTGAGATAGGACAGCCCATTGAGCCCCCTCTGGATGCAGCTCCCCCCAGATCTGCCCTTCCCAAGAGAAGGCGTTTCTCCTGCCCCACCTGCCCCTTTACCTGCCACCAGGAACGGGCCATGAAGACACACAAGAAGAGGGGCTGTGTGGTGCTGGGTGAGTTCCGCTGCGCCTCCTGCCCCTTCACCTCCAGGGCAGCCAAAGCCCTGCGGCTGCACCGCAGGCTGCACCGCAAGCACTACAGCAAGCGGCCACAGCTGCAGTGCCACCAGTGCGAGTTCACCTGCAAGCAGGCACGCTGCCTGCGGCAGCACATCCGCATCAAGCACGAGGGGGTGAAGCCCCACCAGTGCCGCTACTGTGAGTTCAGCACCACGCGGCGCTACCGCCTGGAGGCCCACCAGTCCCTGCACACCGGCGTGGGGCGCATCGCCTGCGGCATCTGCAGCCAGACCTTCGGCACCAACTCCAAGCTGCGCATCCATCGCCTGCGGGTGCACGAGAAGACGCCCACCCATTTCTGCCCGCTCTGCGACTACAGCAGCTACCTGCAGAACGACATCACCCGCCACGTCAACAGCTGCCACCGTGGCGACCTCAACTTCGGCTGCTCTCGCTGCGAGGCGCGCTTCAGCTCCGAGACAGCCCTCAAGCAGCACGTCCTGCGGCGGCACGAGGAAAAAGTTTCCTACGGCTGCCCACGCTGCGTCTTCGTGTGCCACAGCGAAGCCACGCTCAAGTGCCACGTACAGAAGCAGCACCCGCACCTGGAGTGCAGCACCTGCAAGGAGACCTTCCCCACCCGGGAGGCACTGGAGGAGCACAAGACGCAGCATTTCAACCACCGCTGTGAGCTGTGCAGCTTTGCAGCCAAGGAGCGGCAGCAGCTGGTGCGGCATTACGTAGAGAGCCACGAGCCAAATGCCCCCCAGGACAAACCCCTCCGTTGCCCCTTCTGTGACTTTGCCTGCTGCCACCAGCTTGTCTTTGACCAGCATATGAAGGGCCACGGGGGCACCCGCGTGTACAAGTGCTCAGACTGCGAGTACACCACCAAGAACAGGCAGAAGATTACATGGCACATCCGCATCCACACCGGTGAGAAGCCCTACAAGTGCCATCTCTGTAAATACGCCTGTGCTGACCCCTCCCGTCTCAAG TACCACATGCGGATCCACAAGGAGGAGCGTAAATACCTGTGCCCTGACTGTGGCTACAAGTGCAAGTGGGTGAACCAACTCAAGTACCATATGACGAAGCACACAG GTCTGAAGCCGTACCGCTGCGACGAGTGCGAGTACCGCACCAACCGGGCAGATGCCCTGCGGGTGCACAAAGAAACGCGGCACCGGGAGGCTCGCTCCTTCATCTGCGAGCAGTGTGGCAAGGCCTTCAAGACCCGTTTCCTCCTCAAGACCCACCTGAAGAAGCACAGTGAGGAGAAGCCCTATGTCTGCAATGCCTGTGGGCGGGCTTTCCGCTGGGCGGCCGGCCTGCGCCACCACTACCTGACCCACACCAACGAGCACCCCTTCTTCTGCCGCTACTGCCCGTACAAGGCCAAGCAGAAGTTCCAGGTCATCAAGCACATCCAGAGGCATCATCCCGAACGTGGGGCCAACGACCCCAGCCAGGGGGTGGGCAAGGATCCCAGCACACCTACCGTCCACCTCCATGCTGTGCAGAAGGAGAGTTGGGCTGAAGGGCCCCCCAGGATGGAGCAGGAAGGAGGGTGCCCCACAGAGGACAGTGCTTTGCAGTGA